One part of the Arabidopsis thaliana chromosome 4, partial sequence genome encodes these proteins:
- a CDS encoding SNARE-like superfamily protein (SNARE-like superfamily protein; FUNCTIONS IN: molecular_function unknown; INVOLVED IN: transport, vesicle-mediated transport; LOCATED IN: plasma membrane; EXPRESSED IN: 22 plant structures; EXPRESSED DURING: 13 growth stages; CONTAINS InterPro DOMAIN/s: Longin (InterPro:IPR010908), Longin-like (InterPro:IPR011012); BEST Arabidopsis thaliana protein match is: SNARE-like superfamily protein (TAIR:AT1G33475.1); Has 35333 Blast hits to 34131 proteins in 2444 species: Archae - 798; Bacteria - 22429; Metazoa - 974; Fungi - 991; Plants - 531; Viruses - 0; Other Eukaryotes - 9610 (source: NCBI BLink).) — MGLIKNTVHYCCVSRDNQILYSYNGGDQTNESLAALCLEKSPPFHTWYFETIGKRRFGFLIGDGFVYFAIVDEVLKRSSVLKFLEHLRDEFKKAARENSRGSFTAMIGSINVEDQLVPVVTRLIASLERVAESSSNNELKSSNLGEQSEGSNSTKAPLLGRLSKQEKKKGKDHVIELEEHRKSNDRGNITDDSAGAGTSLEKECVSSSGRSVTQSFEWKWRRLVQIVLAIDAAICLTLFGIWLAICRGIECTRS; from the coding sequence atgggtTTAATCAAGAACACAGTTCATTACTGTTGTGTCTCAAGAGACAATCAGATTCTTTACTCTTACAACGGTGGAGACCAAACCAACGAGAGTCTTGCTGCTCTGTGTTTAGAAAAGTCTCCTCCTTTTCATACTTGGTACTTTGAAACTATTGGTAAAAGAAGATTTGGGTTTTTAATTGGAGATGGGTTTGTTTATTTCGCCATTGTTGATGAGGTTTTGAAGAGATCTAGTGTTCTTAAGTTTCTTGAACATTTGAGAGATGAATTTAAGAAAGCTGCTAGGGAGAATTCTAGAGGAAGTTTTACTGCTATGATTGGTTCTATTAATGTTGAAGATCAGCTTGTTCCTGTTGTTACTAGACTTATAGCTTCTCTTGAACGTGTTGCTGAGAGTAGTAGTAACAATGAATTGAAGAGTAGTAATCTTGGTGAACAAAGCGAAGGTTCGAATTCTACTAAAGCTCCGTTGTTGGGGAGGTTAAGtaagcaagagaagaagaaagggaaagaTCATGTGATTGAGCTTGAGGAACACAGGAAGTCTAATGATAGAGGGAACATAACCGATGATTCAGCGGGAGCTGGAACGTCGTTGGAGAAGGAGTGTGTGTCGAGTAGTGGACGTTCTGTTACTCAAAGCTTTGAATGGAAATGGCGGCGGTTAGTTCAGATTGTTCTTGCTATTGATGCAGCTATTTGCTTGACACTGTTTGGTATTTGGTTGGCTATATGTCGGGGTATCGAGTGTACACGTTCGTGA
- the DET1 gene encoding light-mediated development protein 1 / deetiolated1 (DET1) (DE-ETIOLATED 1 (DET1); FUNCTIONS IN: catalytic activity; INVOLVED IN: DNA repair, negative regulation of photomorphogenesis; LOCATED IN: nucleus; EXPRESSED IN: 22 plant structures; EXPRESSED DURING: 13 growth stages; CONTAINS InterPro DOMAIN/s: De-etiolated protein 1, Det1 (InterPro:IPR019138), Six-hairpin glycosidase-like (InterPro:IPR008928); Has 248 Blast hits to 240 proteins in 75 species: Archae - 0; Bacteria - 0; Metazoa - 106; Fungi - 0; Plants - 132; Viruses - 0; Other Eukaryotes - 10 (source: NCBI BLink).), translated as MFTSGNVTARVFERQIRTPPPGASVNRARHFYENLVPSYTLYDVESPDHCFRKFTEDGLFLISFSRNHQELIVYRPSWLTYSTTDDSTTTLPPLPRRASKFDSFFTQLYSVNLASSNELICKDFFLYHQTRRFGLFATSTAQIHDSSSPSNDAVPGVPSIDKITFVLLRLDDGVVLDERVFLHDFVNLAHNMGVFLYDDLLAILSLRYQRIHLLQIRDSGHLVDARAIGYFCREDDELFLNSSSQAMMSQDKSKQQSLSGSKEDDTGENGLRHSLSQPSGSNSFLSGVKQRLLSFIFREIWNEESDNVMRVQSLKKKFYFHFQDYVDLIIWKVQFLDRQHLLIKFGSVDGGVTRSADHHPAFFAVYNMETTDIVAFYQNSAEDLYQLFEQFSDHFTVSSSTPFMNFVTSHSNNVYALEQLKYTKNKSNSFSQFVKKMLLSLPFSCQSQSPSPYFDQSLFRFDEKLISAADRHRQSSDNPIKFISRRQPQTLKFKIKPGPECGTADGRSKKICSFLFHPHLPLAISIQQTLFMPPSVVNIHFRR; from the exons ATGTTCACAAGCGGTAACGTCACCGCTCGGGTCTTCGAACGTCAGATTCGAACTCCTCCTCCCGGCGCTTCC GTAAATCGTGCAAGACACTTCTACGAAAACCTAGTCCCAAGCTACACACTCTACGATGTCGAATCTCCCGATCACTGTTTCCGCAAATTCACAGAAGACGGACTCTTCCTCATTAGTTTCAGCCGTAACCATCAAGAACTCATAGTCTATCGTCCTTCTTGGCTCACTTACTCCACAACCGATGATTCCACAACCACCCTACCTCCTCTACCTCGCCGTGCTTCGAAATTCGACAGCTTTTTCACTCAACTCTACTCAGTCAATCTCGCTTCTTCTAACGAACTCATCTGCAAAGACTTCTTCCTCTATCACCAAACTCGTCGTTTCGGTCTTTTCGCTACTTCAACAGCTCAGATCCATgattcatcatctccttctaaTGACGCTGTTCCTGGTGTTCCTTCCATTGATAAGATTACTTTCGTACTTCTTCGATTAGATGATGGTGTTGTTCTTGATGAGAGGGTTTTTCTTCATGATTTCGTTAATCTGGCTCATAATATGGGTGTGTTTCTTTATGATGATCTTTTAGCGATTTTGTCGTTGCGTTATCAGaggattcatcttcttcagattaGAGATTCTGGTCATCTTGTTGATGCTCGTGCTATTGGTTACTTTTGTCGTGAAGATGATGAGCTTTTCCTCAATTCTAGCTCTCAG GCAATGATGAGTCAAGATAAGAGTAAACAGCAGAGTTTATCTGGGAGTAAGGAAGATGATACTGGAGAGAATGGGTTGCGTCATAGTCTAAGTCAGCCAAGTGGTTCGAATTCGTTTCTTAGTGGTGTTAAGCAACGGTTACTTTCTTTTATCTTCAGGGAGATTTGGAATGAAGAATCAGATAACGTAATG AGAGTTCAAAGTCTTAAGAAGAAGTTTTATTTCCATTTCCAGGATTATGTCGACTTGATTATATGGAAG GTTCAGTTTTTGGATCGACAACACCTGCTAATCAAATTTGGAAGTGTAGACGGTGGG GTAACAAGAAGTGCTGATCATCATCCAGCTTTCTTCGCGGTGTATAATATGGAGACTACTGACATTGTAGCATTCTATCAG AACTCAGCAGAAGATCTTTACCAATTATTTGAGCAGTTCAGTGATCACTTTACAGTATCAAGTAGTACACCGTTCATGAACTTTGTAACATCGCATTCTAACAACGTCTATGCCCTTGAACAACTAAAATACACgaagaacaaatcaaacagTTTTTCTCAG tttgtgaagaagatgttaCTCTCTTTGCCTTTCAGTTGTCAGTCACAAAGTCCCTCCCCATATTTCGACCAGTCTCTCTTCCGGTTCGATGAAAAG TTAATATCCGCAGCAGATAGGCATAGGCAATCCTCAGACAACCCAATCAAGTTCATATCTCGAAGGCAACCGCAAACCCTGAAATTCAAGATAAAACCAG GACCAGAGTGTGGAACTGCAGATGGTCGAAGCAAGAAGATATGTTCATTCTTGTTCCATCCTCATTTACCACTTGCCATCTCTATTCAACAAACACTTTTCATGCCACCTTCTGTCGTCAATATCCATTTTAGGCGATGa
- a CDS encoding F-box and associated interaction domains-containing protein (F-box and associated interaction domains-containing protein; CONTAINS InterPro DOMAIN/s: F-box domain, cyclin-like (InterPro:IPR001810), F-box domain, Skp2-like (InterPro:IPR022364), F-box associated domain, type 1 (InterPro:IPR006527), F-box associated interaction domain (InterPro:IPR017451); BEST Arabidopsis thaliana protein match is: F-box and associated interaction domains-containing protein (TAIR:AT3G21130.1); Has 30201 Blast hits to 17322 proteins in 780 species: Archae - 12; Bacteria - 1396; Metazoa - 17338; Fungi - 3422; Plants - 5037; Viruses - 0; Other Eukaryotes - 2996 (source: NCBI BLink).) codes for MTKRNIVDLPEDLVMEILARVPTVTLVRLQSTSKRWNVLIEDKRFAEQHFTNAPRHSLLIMLMTFRVYLVSVDLHTIHNNKVNIISQLRLKDPLSNFLEEVDICNVFHCDGFLLCTTVDNRLVVSNPCSRDTKWIQPRNFYKKFDIFALGKSSCNKYKIMRMDQFYPDRPEFMNYEIYDFNSNSWRVVGKITDWFIPRCMDRGMSVNGNTYWLASTNKDLTSSSFLLGFDFSTERFVRVSLPGDHLSDPVFALAVTREDPKICVAIIQELHIDVWIATTIESTGAASWSKFLSVELANLYERICLDSWMNFLVDQKNKVLVYRDGNYWISNVFLHVVGEDKCIQVDHHDSVSRCSLVVNYVPTLVHI; via the coding sequence ATGACGAAGAGAAACATAGTAGATCTTCCCGAGGATTTGGTAATGGAGATACTCGCGAGGGTTCCGACCGTAACTTTGGTCCGATTACAATCTACATCCAAAAGATGGAACGTTCTGATCGAAGATAAGAGATTTGCTGAGCAGCACTTTACTAATGCACCAAGGCACTCTCTGCTTATCATGTTGATGACCTTTAGGGTTTATCTCGTGAGCGTCGATCTTCATACAATTCACAACAACAAGGTAAACATAATAAGTCAACTTCGCCTGAAAGATcctctttcaaattttttagaAGAAGTTGATATATGCAACGTCTTTCATTGCGACGGCTTCTTGCTATGCACCACCGTAGACAATAGACTCGTTGTTTCGAATCCCTGTTCTCGTGATACTAAGTGGATCCAACCAAGAAATTTCTACAAGAAATTCGATATATTTGCTCTCGGTAAATCATCATGCAACAAGTACAAAATCATGAGGATGGATCAATTTTATCCTGATAGGCCAGAATTTATGAACTACGAAATCTATGACTTTAACTCTAATTCGTGGAGAGTTGTTGGTAAGATTACAGACTGGTTCATACCAAGGTGTATGGACCGTGGCATGTCTGTGAATGGAAACACTTACTGGCTTGCTTCTACTAATAAAGACTTGACCAGTAGTAGTTTTTTacttggttttgatttttcaacgGAGAGATTTGTAAGGGTGTCTCTTCCGGGTGATCATCTCTCTGATCCTGTTTTTGCTTTAGCAGTTACTAGAGAAGATCCAAAAATATGTGTTGCTATCATTCAGGAACTCCATATAGATGTATGGATTGCAACTACGATTGAGAGTACGGGAGCTGCGTCATGGAGCAAGTTCCTATCAGTTGAATTAGCAAATCTCTACGAGCGTATTTGCTTGGATAGTTGGATGAATTTCTTGGTCGACCAGAAGAACAAAGTTTTGGTGTATCGTGATGGTAACTATTGGATCTCCAATGTTTTCTTGCACGTTGTGGGAGAGGATAAATGTATACAAGTGGATCATCATGATTCAGTGTCTAGATGCTCACTTGTCGTCAATTATGTTCCAACTTTGGTTCATATCTAA